Proteins encoded together in one Telopea speciosissima isolate NSW1024214 ecotype Mountain lineage chromosome 4, Tspe_v1, whole genome shotgun sequence window:
- the LOC122659358 gene encoding uncharacterized protein LOC122659358, with protein MKREKFDVVQRKRNFTGCVVVEPRGASGGLALLWNDFVTLNVLSSDARIVDVEVTAADHPPFFLTWVYGDPLRHKRKEVWDRITSIGGQRQGYKLQYTCPLNYHLSSVADFIDRGNRTWRMDLLQLYFQPSDREAILKIPLSLFVAEDKRIWGPLPNGIFSVKSAYQMLVKMQDEKEAANASSSRVRNWDLVPDSIWKHIWAIRTLPKIKTFIWHAWNEGLATGDGLANRKVPIDPVCARCGTQRETMGHLLFECSFSRAIWFGSSLTHSPSFTSAPSLHEWLSGWDVLFRKDKGLARESLAKASFICWYIWRARNDMAHAPATSPTSNDKACWALPPVGVLKANCDAVLTKDKSRGGLGVIFRDHRGVQMKALSIPFHLSSVLQGEAAAVQSALIQALEDGHQRLQVEFDSKELLSFLLDPNRVPPSEAAIMIADVRRLVASFMSISFLCIPRDLNSIADTLARKALSIMCKIDWPLTIPWLHTLCLNEATGCTHAFDQ; from the exons atgaagagagaaaaatttgaTGTGGTTCAGCGTAAGAGAAATTTCACTGGTTGTGTTGTAGTGGAACCTAGAGGTGCTTCTGGTGGGCTGGCCTTGCTCTGGAATGACTTTGTCACTCTAAATGTTCTGAGCTCTGATGCAAGAATTGTGGATGTGGAAGTCACTGCGGCCGATCACCCACCTTTTTTTCTCACGTGGGTGTATGGTGACCCTTTAAGGCATAAAAGAAAAGAGGTGTGGGATCGCATTACTTCCATTGGGGGGCAACGACAAG GCTATAAACTCCAATACACTTGCCCATTGAATTACCATCTCTCATCCGTTGCGGACTTTATTGATCGTGGAAACCGGACTTGGCGTATGGATTTACTACAACTTTACTTTCAACCTTCTGACAGAGAAGCCATCCTTAAAATCCCTCTTAGTTTATTTGTGGCTGAGGATAAGCGTATCTGGGGACCATTACCGAATGGGATCTTCAGTGTCAAATCAGCGTACCAAATGCTGGTGAAAATGCAGGATGAGAAAGAGGCTGCAAATGCATCATCATCAAGGGTGCGTaattgggatcttgttccagattctatttggaagcaCATCTGGGCTATAAGAACCTTACCCAAGATAAAAACCTTCATTTGGCATGCATGGAATGAAGGTTTAGCTACTGGAGATGGATTAGCTAACCGCAAGGTTCCTATTGACCCGGTTTGCGCTAGATGTGGAACACAAAGGGAAACAATGGGACACCTGCTCTTTGAATGTTCGTTTTCCAGAGCAATATGGTTTGGAAGCTCTCTAACGCACTCTCCCTCCTTTACCTCGGCTCCATCTCTACATGAATGGCTAAGTGGTTGGGATGTGCTATTTCGCAAGGATAAAGGGTTGGCTCGAGAATCACTTGCGAAAGCTTCTTTCATATGCTGGTACATTTGGCGTGCAAGGAATGACATG GCTCATGCTCCTGCTACTTCTCCGACGTCAAATGATAAGGCGTGTTGGGCTCTCCCTCCTGTTGGTGTGCTGAAGGCAAACTGTGATGCAGTACTTACAAAGGATAAATCTAGAGGGGGCTTGGGGGTTATTTTCAGAGATCATAGAGGTGTACAAATGAAGGCCCTCTCGATCCCCTTCCATCTCAGTTCGGTTCTTCAAGGGGAAGCAGCGGCAGTTCAAAGTGCTCTTATCCAAGCCCTTGAAGATGGACACCAACGATTGCAAGTGGAATTTGATAGCAAGGaacttctctcctttctcctcgACCCCAACCGTGTACCACCCTCTGAAGCGGCTATCATGATTGCGGACGTAAGGCGATTAGTTGCCTCTTTTATGtctatttcctttctttgtatTCCAAGGGATCTAAACTCTATTGCAGATACCCTGGCTAGGAAGGCCCTGTCCATCATGTGTAAGATAGATTGGCCGCTTACCATTCCGTGGCTTCATACCCTTTGCCTAAATGAAGCCACTGGCTGTACACATGCCTTTGATCAGTAA